The DNA segment CTCCAGCCTTCACCTTTGGTTCCACCTGAAAGGGGAGGCTCTCCCAGCATCCCACCTGCACCACTGACTCCATCAGGCCCCCGCAAAAGGGAAATCTGGGTATCCCCCTTtccctggggcacagggggagcaggaggccagCAACCTCGGTATCTTCTCCTGGCCAAGGCTACGCAGCAGGCCAGGAGGTCAGAGCCTGGGACCAGGCAGTGGGGGCACAGGGCCTTGGACCCCCCCTCAAGAAACTCCACAGCAGTGCCCACCTCCGATCCCACAGCCCCTTACCTGCCCCTTCACCAGGCTGGCTGCGAACTGCCTCATGACCGCCTCCACCGTGTAGGCGCTGGACCAGCCGCGGGGGGTGAGCAGCTCCATGCAGATGGCCCCCCCGTCCAGCACGTAGCCGTTCTCCAGGCGGGGGCTGAGCACCCTCATGAAGGGCGGCGAGAAAGGGAAGTTGTCGGGGAAGGTGAGGTTGAGCAGGATGAACTCCGTGTTTGTCTCCTTCATGTCCTGCCACAGCACCGAGTCCTTGTCCACCTGGTGCAGCTTCACGTTCCAGTCGAAGAGGCTCTCGTCCACCAGCTCCACCGAGATGAAGCGGTCGCTCAGGCGGGCGATGTCCTGCAGCTCCTTCATCAGACGCCGGCTCCGCACCTGCGTGCAGTGCTGCTGCCGGCCCAGCGGCGGCGCCA comes from the Carettochelys insculpta isolate YL-2023 chromosome 2, ASM3395843v1, whole genome shotgun sequence genome and includes:
- the UBE2QL1 gene encoding ubiquitin-conjugating enzyme E2Q-like protein 1 isoform X2, translating into MATLLRKIGLIRLHSRDTEDPKHHHHHHRSSSSSSQPGSALRAKGSQRSGNNKAPQQGSAGCSSSSSSPSKEGSPAGSQARKVPEPGSAGPREKPPPPSAKEPGSAREPAKAGGSSASRAGSGPLVAPPLGRQQHCTQVRSRRLMKELQDIARLSDRFISVELVDESLFDWNVKLHQVDKDSVLWQDMKETNTEFILLNLTFPDNFPFSPPFMRVLSPRLENGYVLDGGAICMELLTPRGWSSAYTVEAVMRQFAASLVKGQIYSQSVMGLLG